The proteins below come from a single Chryseobacterium capnotolerans genomic window:
- a CDS encoding Crp/Fnr family transcriptional regulator: protein MRKTISCMNIDVNILYSFGGETVICKPKEFIFKEGEHSQYYFQIISGKVKLNTFTENGKEFIHNILGKNQSFGDPLLFIEKLYPTNAVSLQATELVRMPKNNFMEMLKTHPDLSLEMNMCLSQRLYYNSLMVRNMASADPIQRLKGLLDYLKSYHDGDCQQCFPVELTRQQIADLTGLRVETVIRTVKKMVNQEIIKMEGRRILY, encoded by the coding sequence ATGAGAAAGACAATAAGCTGTATGAATATTGATGTAAACATCCTTTATTCATTCGGAGGTGAAACCGTGATATGCAAGCCTAAGGAGTTCATTTTCAAAGAAGGTGAGCATTCGCAATATTATTTTCAGATTATCAGTGGCAAAGTAAAGCTAAACACGTTTACTGAAAACGGGAAAGAATTTATTCATAACATCCTGGGCAAAAATCAAAGTTTTGGAGACCCATTACTGTTCATCGAAAAACTTTATCCCACCAATGCTGTAAGTTTACAGGCCACAGAACTGGTGAGGATGCCTAAAAATAATTTCATGGAAATGCTTAAAACCCATCCTGATCTTTCTCTGGAAATGAATATGTGTTTATCGCAAAGGCTATATTATAACAGTTTAATGGTGCGTAATATGGCTTCAGCAGATCCCATCCAGCGCCTTAAGGGGCTATTGGACTATCTAAAAAGTTATCATGATGGAGACTGCCAGCAGTGCTTTCCTGTAGAACTTACCCGTCAGCAAATTGCTGACCTTACCGGTTTGAGAGTAGAAACGGTAATCAGAACTGTTAAAAAGATGGTTAATCAGGAAATAATAAAAATGGAAGGCCGAAGAATTTTATATTAA
- a CDS encoding hybrid sensor histidine kinase/response regulator: MILIVDDNQSNLYSLQKLLESKDFQVETAGSGEEALGKALKKDYALIILDVQMPDMDGFEVAETLSDYSKTKDVPIIFLSAVNTDKKFITQGYASGAKDYVTKPVDPEILLLKVKTFYNLQEQNLAMKKTQQNLELEVKGRRESQVTMKSQIDHFHLMLESLPQIAFTLNGDGIVDFVNGKWYQYSDTEQNFPETHPDDRDIKEELERCRKKGKALELEIRIKNIISGKYRYHLLRITPVYDENRIKNWVGTFTDIDDQKKVEKEKDEFLSIASHELKTPLTSIKAYVQLLERKLKLDKESPEAGFVTKVQGQIEKLNTLITDLLDVSKIENGKLKINKKPVNLESVISNAVETILQTHDDQMVRIERHGTKPDILIPLDEIRIEQVLINFLTNAIKYSPDNNQVIVTTFVDKEAQEVRVNVTDFGIGIPDFKQDAVFKKFYRVEESSLQFQGMGIGLFICAEIIKQHHGSVGVSSIVDEGSTFYFTLPLN, translated from the coding sequence ATGATTTTAATTGTTGATGATAACCAAAGTAACCTATATTCACTTCAGAAATTACTCGAATCTAAGGATTTTCAGGTCGAAACGGCCGGTTCAGGTGAAGAGGCTCTTGGTAAAGCACTGAAAAAAGACTATGCCTTAATTATTTTAGATGTTCAGATGCCGGATATGGACGGCTTTGAAGTGGCCGAAACACTTTCGGATTACAGCAAAACGAAAGATGTACCTATCATATTTTTATCAGCTGTCAATACAGATAAAAAATTTATCACACAAGGTTATGCTTCCGGTGCTAAAGATTATGTTACCAAACCTGTAGATCCCGAAATACTTTTGCTTAAAGTAAAAACATTTTATAACCTTCAGGAGCAGAATCTTGCCATGAAAAAAACACAGCAGAATCTTGAACTTGAAGTGAAGGGGAGAAGAGAATCCCAGGTTACTATGAAATCCCAGATAGATCACTTTCATCTGATGCTGGAATCCCTTCCTCAGATTGCATTTACCCTTAATGGGGATGGAATTGTGGATTTTGTAAATGGTAAATGGTATCAATATTCCGACACAGAACAGAATTTTCCCGAAACACATCCTGATGATCGCGATATAAAAGAAGAATTGGAGAGATGCAGAAAGAAAGGGAAAGCACTGGAATTAGAAATCAGGATTAAAAATATTATTTCAGGTAAGTACCGTTACCATTTATTGAGAATAACACCTGTATACGATGAAAACCGTATTAAAAACTGGGTAGGAACATTTACTGATATTGACGATCAGAAAAAAGTAGAAAAGGAAAAAGATGAGTTTTTAAGTATTGCGAGCCATGAGTTAAAAACTCCATTAACCAGTATTAAAGCATACGTTCAGCTATTGGAAAGAAAGCTGAAATTAGATAAAGAAAGTCCGGAAGCAGGATTTGTTACTAAAGTTCAGGGACAGATTGAAAAATTAAATACCCTGATAACAGATCTTCTGGACGTATCAAAAATTGAAAATGGCAAACTTAAAATTAATAAAAAGCCCGTTAATCTGGAAAGTGTCATCAGTAATGCGGTTGAAACAATATTACAGACCCACGATGACCAAATGGTAAGAATTGAACGCCACGGAACAAAACCTGATATTTTAATCCCGTTGGATGAGATTCGTATCGAGCAGGTACTCATTAATTTTCTTACAAATGCTATTAAGTATTCGCCTGACAATAACCAGGTAATTGTGACAACATTTGTAGATAAAGAAGCCCAGGAAGTCAGAGTAAATGTGACTGACTTTGGAATTGGAATTCCCGATTTTAAACAGGATGCCGTATTTAAAAAATTCTATCGTGTAGAAGAATCGTCATTGCAGTTCCAGGGAATGGGAATCGGACTGTTTATATGTGCTGAAATTATCAAACAGCATCATGGAAGTGTTGGTGTTTCCAGTATTGTAGATGAAGGGTCTACATTTTATTTTACTCTACCTTTAAACTAA
- a CDS encoding ATP-binding protein, whose protein sequence is MPKKIIRNLQFGIGLSLLILIASSVASYWSIQNQMNHRESLSQSRRSVTAVKDILVALLDAETGNRGFQLTGREDFLEPYKRGMREYSQALVLAESLGVKDKNQQERLAGLKIAVSQVMDHLKNLVENRRRGIIMTQQQIVTGKAYMDECRKIVRDFVQYEENQVEIKNKDLARSSETTVIFIVFSALAAVVVTAFFYFKMRADLIRRDELEKMLRDKDQEMTRRVSAIRKIANRVANGDYSEKAVDNSEDDLGELVESLNHMTESLKTSFDKINKSDWRQKGLALLNESLVGNKSVQEVSNKALYQLIEYGNCINGSLYLFDEGILKLNKAFGLETNMKRTFEPGEGMVGQSFLNAKTQVYNNLHEDDFVVTFASSTIKIYGIILIPIFADGHAIGVLELGSTSNFEEDRISYFEECCINIGIALNAAKGREKEQQLLEETQAQSEELQVQHSELENLNTELEAQTQKLQASEEELKVQQEELMQANAELEERSRLLEEKNHLIAERNNEIQKKVEELALSTKYKSEFLANMSHELRTPLNSILLLSRLMAENPDENLNEDQVESARVIQSSGTSLLTLIDEILDLAKIESGKMTLEYQKVTVEDIVKDLKSLFNPVFQEKALPFNIQIDSDVQKVIESDRLKIDQVLRNLLSNALKFTTKGSIDLHIKKHSEKPEFIIFSVKDTGIGIAADKQKIIFEAFQQADGSTKRKFGGTGLGLSISREIARLLGGELDLESEVDKGSEFIFIIPVHPAAKIVHSDTDQDLVEIIREDVEEIHNILDKGETVQVNTLKIPEDVEDDRENIQEGDKIILIIEDDTNFAKALLKYAHLQNYKGIVVVRGDYALSAAQQYHPHAILLDVQLPVKDGWEVMDELKSDPDVKHIPVHMMSALHVKKESLMKGAVDFINKPVALDKMTDVFKKIEEALQKGPQKVLIVEENAKHANALSYFLSNFNISLSVEHNVEDSVKALTSNLVDCVILDVGTAKGNDYHIIESIKSYEGLENLPIIIFTEHHLSKEEELNIKQYADSIVVKTAHSYQRVLDEVGLFLHLVEEKKWFI, encoded by the coding sequence ATGCCGAAAAAAATTATACGAAACCTTCAGTTTGGAATAGGACTTTCTCTTCTGATTTTAATAGCGAGTTCAGTGGCCTCATACTGGAGTATCCAGAATCAGATGAACCACCGTGAAAGCCTTTCTCAAAGCAGACGTTCTGTGACGGCAGTGAAAGATATTCTGGTGGCACTTCTGGATGCTGAAACCGGAAACAGAGGTTTTCAGCTGACCGGGAGGGAAGATTTTCTGGAGCCTTATAAACGTGGGATGAGAGAATATTCCCAAGCTTTAGTGCTTGCAGAGTCATTAGGAGTAAAGGATAAAAACCAGCAGGAAAGACTGGCTGGATTGAAGATAGCAGTCAGCCAGGTGATGGATCATCTGAAAAATCTGGTGGAAAACAGACGGCGAGGAATCATAATGACCCAGCAGCAGATTGTAACAGGTAAGGCTTATATGGACGAATGCCGTAAAATTGTAAGAGATTTTGTACAATATGAAGAGAATCAGGTTGAAATTAAAAATAAAGATTTAGCACGTTCATCAGAAACAACAGTGATTTTTATTGTTTTTTCTGCATTGGCCGCAGTAGTGGTAACTGCATTTTTCTATTTTAAAATGCGTGCAGATCTTATCAGAAGAGATGAACTTGAGAAAATGCTGAGAGATAAAGATCAGGAAATGACACGCCGTGTAAGTGCCATTCGGAAAATTGCAAACAGAGTGGCCAATGGTGATTACAGTGAGAAAGCAGTGGATAACTCGGAGGATGATCTTGGGGAGCTTGTAGAATCCCTGAATCATATGACCGAATCCCTGAAAACATCTTTTGATAAAATTAATAAAAGCGACTGGCGTCAGAAAGGCCTTGCTTTACTGAATGAATCCCTGGTGGGCAACAAATCAGTACAGGAAGTGTCCAACAAGGCTTTATATCAGTTGATTGAATATGGAAACTGCATCAACGGTTCGTTATATCTTTTTGACGAAGGTATTCTAAAGCTCAATAAAGCATTTGGATTAGAAACCAATATGAAAAGAACTTTTGAACCTGGAGAAGGAATGGTAGGGCAGTCTTTCCTGAATGCTAAAACACAGGTATATAATAATCTTCATGAAGATGATTTTGTAGTAACCTTTGCCAGCAGTACCATTAAAATCTATGGCATAATTCTGATCCCTATTTTCGCAGACGGACATGCTATTGGCGTACTTGAATTAGGATCCACCTCCAATTTTGAGGAAGACCGGATAAGTTATTTTGAGGAGTGTTGTATAAATATAGGAATAGCCCTTAATGCTGCCAAAGGAAGAGAAAAAGAACAACAACTCCTGGAAGAAACCCAGGCTCAGTCTGAAGAATTACAGGTACAGCACTCTGAGCTTGAAAATCTCAATACCGAATTGGAAGCGCAGACACAAAAGCTTCAGGCTTCAGAAGAAGAGCTAAAAGTACAGCAGGAAGAACTGATGCAGGCCAATGCAGAATTGGAAGAGCGCTCACGATTGCTGGAAGAAAAAAATCATTTAATAGCAGAGCGGAATAATGAAATTCAGAAAAAAGTAGAGGAACTGGCACTCAGCACCAAATATAAGTCTGAATTTTTAGCGAATATGTCTCACGAATTACGGACTCCTCTTAATTCTATCCTTCTTTTATCAAGGTTAATGGCAGAAAATCCGGATGAAAATCTTAATGAAGATCAGGTAGAATCTGCCAGAGTTATTCAAAGTTCAGGAACCAGTTTATTAACCTTAATAGATGAAATTCTTGACCTGGCAAAAATAGAATCCGGTAAAATGACTCTGGAATACCAGAAAGTGACAGTTGAAGACATCGTAAAAGATCTGAAAAGTCTTTTCAATCCTGTATTTCAGGAGAAAGCACTTCCATTCAATATTCAGATTGATTCAGATGTACAGAAAGTGATTGAAAGCGACCGTCTCAAAATTGATCAGGTCTTAAGAAACCTGTTGTCCAATGCTTTAAAATTTACAACGAAAGGAAGCATTGATTTACATATCAAAAAACATTCTGAAAAGCCTGAATTTATTATATTCTCAGTAAAAGATACGGGTATTGGCATTGCGGCAGATAAACAGAAAATTATCTTTGAAGCATTCCAGCAGGCTGATGGCTCTACAAAAAGAAAATTCGGAGGTACCGGTCTGGGACTTTCAATAAGCCGTGAAATTGCAAGACTTTTAGGGGGTGAACTAGATCTGGAAAGTGAAGTGGACAAAGGAAGTGAATTTATTTTCATTATTCCTGTACATCCGGCAGCTAAAATCGTTCATTCCGATACTGATCAGGACCTGGTGGAAATCATTCGCGAAGATGTTGAAGAAATCCACAATATCCTTGACAAAGGAGAAACAGTTCAGGTAAATACCTTAAAAATACCTGAAGATGTGGAGGATGACAGAGAGAATATTCAGGAAGGGGATAAAATTATCCTTATTATTGAAGATGATACCAATTTTGCAAAAGCTTTACTGAAATATGCCCATTTACAGAACTATAAAGGGATTGTGGTGGTAAGAGGCGACTATGCCCTTTCTGCGGCTCAGCAATATCATCCTCATGCAATTTTACTGGATGTTCAGCTTCCTGTAAAAGATGGATGGGAAGTTATGGATGAACTCAAGTCGGACCCTGATGTGAAGCATATTCCTGTCCATATGATGTCTGCCCTTCATGTGAAAAAAGAAAGTCTTATGAAAGGTGCGGTTGATTTTATTAATAAGCCTGTGGCTCTCGATAAAATGACTGATGTATTTAAGAAAATTGAAGAAGCATTACAAAAGGGACCTCAAAAAGTTTTGATTGTTGAGGAAAATGCCAAACATGCCAATGCATTGTCTTATTTTCTGAGTAATTTCAATATTTCCTTATCGGTGGAACACAATGTTGAAGATAGCGTAAAAGCACTTACTTCAAATCTTGTTGATTGTGTCATCCTGGATGTTGGGACTGCAAAAGGAAATGATTACCATATTATTGAATCCATCAAAAGCTATGAGGGACTGGAGAATCTCCCAATTATTATTTTTACTGAACATCATTTATCTAAAGAAGAAGAGCTTAACATAAAACAATATGCAGATTCTATTGTTGTAAAAACGGCACATTCTTATCAAAGAGTTTTGGATGAAGTAGGGTTATTCTTACATCTGGTGGAAGAAAAAAAATGGTTCATCTGA
- a CDS encoding response regulator: MLGSLTEVLSGKKILITDDDVRNIFSLTKALEKYKVEVIVAMDGKHALEQINQNPDVDVVLMDMMMPEMDGYETIKVIRKMPAFKKLPIIAITAKSMIGEREKCITAGASDYISKPVDIDQLLSLLRVWMYES, encoded by the coding sequence ATGCTGGGTTCTTTAACGGAAGTGCTGAGTGGAAAAAAAATATTGATTACCGATGATGATGTGCGCAATATCTTTTCTTTAACTAAAGCCCTTGAAAAATATAAAGTTGAAGTAATTGTAGCCATGGATGGTAAGCATGCCCTTGAGCAGATTAACCAAAATCCTGATGTAGATGTTGTTTTAATGGATATGATGATGCCGGAAATGGATGGTTATGAAACCATTAAAGTAATAAGAAAAATGCCGGCGTTTAAAAAACTGCCTATTATAGCTATTACTGCTAAATCTATGATCGGAGAGCGTGAAAAATGTATTACGGCAGGAGCTTCTGACTATATCTCAAAACCAGTAGATATTGATCAGTTATTATCGCTCCTTCGTGTTTGGATGTATGAAAGTTAA
- a CDS encoding response regulator yields MDKKILIVDDDPRNIFALKLTLKARGYAVESCTMAQEALEILKSGSASYIVLMDMMMPGIDGYEAVRMIRSTPEIRHVPVIAVTAQAMPEDREKCMEAGADDYVSKPIDVDLLIVAIEKIS; encoded by the coding sequence ATGGATAAGAAAATCTTAATTGTGGATGATGACCCACGCAATATATTTGCATTGAAATTAACTCTTAAAGCGCGTGGATATGCAGTTGAATCTTGTACAATGGCCCAGGAGGCCCTGGAAATACTGAAATCCGGATCCGCGTCTTATATCGTTCTCATGGATATGATGATGCCGGGAATAGATGGTTATGAAGCAGTCCGGATGATAAGGAGTACTCCCGAAATCAGACATGTTCCTGTAATTGCGGTAACAGCACAGGCGATGCCCGAAGACCGTGAGAAATGTATGGAAGCAGGAGCAGATGATTACGTATCAAAACCAATTGATGTTGATCTTTTAATAGTAGCAATAGAAAAAATTTCATAG
- a CDS encoding CheR family methyltransferase — protein sequence MWIAGCSTGEEAYSIAILLKEAGLYNKSLIYGTDLNPAVLETARAGVFPLQQMKLYSENYMLSGGVKDFSDYYTANYDSVRFDKSLQEKLILSTHNLVSDSSFNSFQLIICRNVLIYFDRDLQERVFRLFDNSLENLGFLALGAKETLRFSTIDKNYHQIEDQKIWKKIDHH from the coding sequence ATATGGATTGCAGGATGCTCAACAGGAGAGGAAGCTTATTCTATAGCGATTCTGCTGAAAGAAGCCGGTCTTTATAATAAGTCACTGATTTATGGTACTGATTTGAATCCTGCCGTTCTTGAAACGGCAAGAGCAGGGGTTTTTCCTCTACAGCAGATGAAACTTTATTCAGAAAACTATATGCTTTCCGGTGGAGTAAAAGATTTTTCTGATTATTATACTGCCAATTATGACAGCGTAAGATTTGATAAAAGCTTGCAGGAAAAGCTGATTTTATCAACTCACAACCTTGTATCTGACAGCTCTTTTAATAGTTTTCAACTGATTATATGCAGAAATGTACTGATTTATTTTGACAGGGATCTTCAGGAAAGAGTTTTCAGACTTTTTGATAACAGTCTGGAAAATTTGGGCTTTCTTGCACTGGGAGCAAAAGAAACCCTGCGGTTTTCTACTATTGACAAGAATTATCATCAGATTGAAGATCAGAAAATCTGGAAAAAAATTGACCATCATTAA
- a CDS encoding chemotaxis protein CheB: MKSQKNTELIIIGGSAGSLQVIIEMIKNLDDEIPIPILLVIHRKAQSGDILRTLLQQFTRIPVVEVEDKTELKENTIYIVPADYHLLFENNKNMSLDSSEKMNYSRPSIDVTFRSAAEIYGEYVIGVLLSGANADGVEGLSYIKKHHGKVWIQDPETAEVDYMPRHAIEEIDYDLIITPGTLASYIKQL; this comes from the coding sequence ATGAAATCACAAAAAAATACGGAATTAATTATTATCGGAGGATCAGCAGGAAGTCTTCAGGTTATTATTGAAATGATTAAAAATCTGGATGATGAAATTCCTATTCCCATCTTATTGGTGATTCATCGTAAAGCACAATCTGGAGATATTCTCAGGACTTTACTGCAGCAGTTTACAAGAATACCAGTTGTAGAGGTTGAAGATAAAACAGAACTGAAAGAGAATACCATATATATTGTTCCTGCTGATTATCACTTATTGTTTGAGAATAATAAAAATATGTCATTAGACAGCTCTGAGAAAATGAATTATTCTCGTCCTTCCATAGATGTGACATTCAGATCTGCAGCAGAGATCTACGGGGAATATGTAATTGGGGTTCTTTTGTCGGGAGCTAATGCTGATGGAGTAGAAGGGTTAAGTTATATCAAAAAGCATCATGGAAAAGTCTGGATTCAGGATCCTGAAACAGCAGAAGTGGATTATATGCCCAGACATGCTATAGAAGAAATTGATTATGATTTAATTATCACACCTGGTACTTTAGCAAGTTATATAAAACAATTATAA
- a CDS encoding response regulator: MSKKKILIFDDDTAILEVITIIFEENGYDVKISETSHDILEKVADYQPDVILMDNWIPKIGGVEATKLLKSTEAFKHIPVIYVTANNDIVALASEAKADDYVSKPFNLDDLETMVAKHIKEQV, encoded by the coding sequence ATGAGTAAAAAGAAAATTTTAATTTTTGATGATGATACAGCTATTTTAGAAGTGATCACCATCATATTTGAAGAAAACGGATATGATGTCAAAATCTCAGAAACATCACACGATATTCTTGAGAAAGTAGCAGATTATCAGCCGGATGTCATTTTGATGGATAACTGGATTCCAAAAATCGGAGGGGTTGAAGCAACAAAACTTCTTAAAAGCACGGAAGCTTTTAAACACATTCCGGTAATTTATGTTACAGCCAATAATGATATTGTTGCTTTAGCATCAGAAGCGAAGGCTGATGATTATGTTTCAAAACCATTTAATCTGGATGATCTTGAAACAATGGTAGCAAAGCACATAAAAGAACAAGTCTGA
- a CDS encoding helix-turn-helix domain-containing protein — protein MKSDDQYHHYRLPVPKEFETVFSHFYFAENNSTGSITKTLLPSFQTIMVFNFGTKARLVSSVQNEIEVDRCIVLGPIKSAFEYTLTSGSQILVANFKDDAFYRFFGQAFLSDHLPIDPDEAMEENCFTYLWHQLNDIPNISDKVDCILDFCRPYLKIQDSTSALLANFKDDTLNPIKTIAEETGQTERNVQLMHKKHFGYSAKEVSRYKRFLKAIRQIEQVLLSSKNVDWFEVVDACGYYDQSQLIHDFKHFINLSPKHFVRFQQDICQASAE, from the coding sequence ATGAAATCAGACGATCAATATCACCACTATAGACTGCCTGTTCCAAAAGAATTTGAGACGGTGTTTTCTCATTTCTATTTTGCAGAAAACAATTCAACCGGTTCAATAACCAAAACTTTGCTGCCATCTTTTCAGACTATCATGGTGTTCAATTTCGGTACTAAAGCCCGGTTGGTTTCCAGTGTGCAAAATGAAATTGAAGTAGATAGGTGTATCGTACTTGGCCCAATAAAGTCTGCTTTTGAATATACCCTTACCTCCGGATCGCAAATTTTAGTTGCTAATTTCAAAGATGATGCTTTTTATCGCTTTTTTGGTCAAGCATTTCTTTCTGACCATCTGCCAATAGATCCTGATGAAGCAATGGAAGAAAATTGTTTTACTTATTTGTGGCATCAATTAAATGACATCCCAAACATTTCAGATAAAGTAGATTGTATTCTCGATTTTTGTAGACCCTATTTAAAAATACAGGACTCTACTTCCGCTTTGCTGGCTAATTTTAAAGATGACACCCTAAATCCAATCAAAACTATTGCAGAAGAAACCGGACAGACGGAAAGGAATGTACAATTGATGCACAAAAAGCATTTTGGATACAGTGCCAAAGAAGTTAGCCGATATAAGCGTTTTTTAAAAGCAATCAGACAGATAGAACAAGTTCTTTTGTCGTCGAAAAATGTAGATTGGTTTGAAGTTGTAGATGCATGCGGATATTATGACCAAAGCCAGCTTATCCACGATTTTAAGCATTTCATTAATCTTTCTCCTAAACATTTTGTAAGATTCCAGCAAGATATTTGTCAGGCTTCAGCAGAGTAG
- a CDS encoding NAD(P)H-dependent oxidoreductase codes for MKHLIIYAHPNKASLNHLFKQTVEETLLQQKHEVVIRDLYQLNFDPVLSLEDMDGQRRGIVNEAIRTEQEYIAWAEVVTFIYPIWWTGMPGIMKGYIDRVFSYGFAYRYDKGVQKGLLAGKAAYIINSHGKSKSEYQEIGMDNALKLTSDTGIYTYCGFDIKQHFFFDRADRATAETIESWKAEIIDGYAINKLHDKIEEEIKKEIPHRQKIAGME; via the coding sequence ATGAAACATCTTATTATTTATGCCCATCCTAATAAGGCAAGTTTAAATCATCTATTTAAACAAACGGTTGAAGAAACATTACTGCAACAAAAGCATGAAGTTGTAATCAGGGATTTATACCAGCTTAATTTTGATCCGGTGTTATCCCTTGAAGACATGGACGGACAACGCAGAGGTATCGTTAATGAAGCCATCAGAACTGAGCAGGAATATATTGCCTGGGCAGAAGTGGTAACATTTATTTATCCGATATGGTGGACAGGGATGCCGGGCATTATGAAAGGGTATATTGATCGGGTATTTAGCTATGGGTTTGCCTATCGTTATGACAAGGGTGTGCAAAAAGGACTGCTGGCTGGCAAAGCCGCTTACATTATCAATTCGCATGGAAAATCAAAGTCGGAATACCAGGAAATAGGAATGGATAACGCTCTAAAGCTCACTTCAGATACAGGTATCTATACGTATTGCGGCTTCGACATCAAACAGCATTTCTTTTTTGATCGCGCCGACCGTGCCACCGCAGAGACTATAGAATCATGGAAAGCGGAAATAATTGATGGCTATGCTATTAATAAACTTCATGATAAAATAGAAGAGGAAATCAAAAAAGAAATACCTCATCGACAAAAAATAGCAGGTATGGAATAA
- a CDS encoding alpha/beta fold hydrolase, whose product MKLTLKILKFTGKLIIGILILLLLSGMCYRLLSSKPVPPGQLVNVNGTNIHVRVEGEKKSLPTIIMEAGAHSNTDMLHWIAEGLKDKTRVIRYDRDGKWFSESSNSDHISPEFYAHQLHDLLERIGEKPPYILVGHSMGGPYSRIFRDLYPNEVEGIVFIDSSHPEQWKRLAQKELVPEGQAKLLEVGSILADLGILGIYNKTMGKAPYQGDGLPKELYGRSQLLTNYSGDVYRMFLRENELTNDVLKRAGKSKALDSLPVLVFTATEQYKESQKEKYRKSGIDPEKQVQLWFDMQKELKELSSNGKQMIMNASHSTIITKKKMLMQ is encoded by the coding sequence ATGAAATTAACGCTGAAAATATTGAAGTTTACGGGTAAACTTATAATAGGAATTCTAATATTATTACTGCTCTCCGGGATGTGTTACCGATTATTGAGTTCAAAACCAGTTCCACCAGGTCAATTAGTTAATGTGAATGGAACCAACATTCATGTGAGGGTAGAAGGTGAAAAGAAATCATTGCCTACTATTATTATGGAAGCTGGGGCACACAGCAATACAGATATGCTGCACTGGATAGCAGAAGGGTTGAAAGACAAAACAAGAGTGATCCGATATGACAGAGATGGAAAATGGTTTAGCGAATCAAGTAATAGTGATCATATATCTCCTGAATTTTACGCACATCAGCTTCATGACTTATTAGAGAGAATTGGAGAAAAACCACCGTACATTTTGGTGGGTCATTCTATGGGAGGACCTTATAGTAGAATATTTAGGGATCTTTATCCAAACGAAGTTGAAGGAATTGTTTTCATAGATTCAAGTCATCCTGAACAATGGAAGCGATTAGCTCAGAAAGAATTGGTTCCTGAAGGGCAGGCAAAATTATTGGAAGTAGGATCTATCCTTGCAGACTTAGGCATTTTGGGTATTTATAACAAAACAATGGGTAAAGCACCGTATCAAGGTGATGGTTTACCCAAAGAATTGTATGGCCGTTCACAATTGCTCACTAATTATTCTGGTGATGTTTATCGTATGTTTTTAAGAGAGAATGAACTTACTAATGATGTGCTAAAGCGGGCTGGTAAATCAAAGGCTTTAGATTCATTACCTGTGTTGGTATTTACTGCTACAGAACAGTATAAAGAATCCCAAAAAGAAAAATACAGAAAATCAGGAATTGACCCTGAAAAACAAGTCCAATTATGGTTTGACATGCAAAAAGAACTAAAAGAGCTCTCTTCTAATGGAAAACAAATGATTATGAACGCAAGTCATAGTACGATCATTACGAAAAAGAAAATGCTGATGCAATAA
- a CDS encoding bacteriocin-like protein: MKNLKKITRDSMKSIKGAGPTFCRVGYIYMCASIYECIPEQDIWDCACGCVPVTRNF; the protein is encoded by the coding sequence ATGAAAAATCTTAAGAAAATCACAAGAGACAGTATGAAGTCTATCAAAGGAGCAGGTCCAACTTTTTGCAGAGTGGGATATATCTATATGTGTGCTTCTATTTATGAATGTATTCCAGAGCAGGACATTTGGGACTGTGCTTGCGGATGTGTTCCTGTCACAAGAAATTTCTAA